A stretch of Cupriavidus necator DNA encodes these proteins:
- a CDS encoding LysR family transcriptional regulator, producing MDLAALEIFRAVVEAGGITRAAERLHRVQSNVTTRIRQLEQSLGVDLFVRDGRRMVLTPSGQTLFDYACRILSMTEEARQAVLPARPHGRLRIASMESTAASRLPNVLAAYHQAWPAVQLELVTLATRQALDALARFEVECAFVAEPLTDPALSAVPVFEEELVVITRARHRPVRTAADLEVPTLLAFEPGCNYRARLENWYVIGDAPTPRVLQLSSYHAIVACVAAGIGAAIVPRSVLGLYRDLPAIRQHSLGAAGRVRTLLAWHPSMASAALHALIDTLTAHSPGPSARPDLAAA from the coding sequence ATGGACCTTGCCGCCCTCGAGATCTTCCGCGCCGTCGTCGAAGCCGGCGGCATCACCCGTGCGGCCGAGCGGCTGCACCGGGTGCAGTCCAATGTCACCACGCGCATCCGCCAGCTGGAGCAGTCGCTCGGGGTCGACCTGTTCGTGCGCGACGGCCGGCGCATGGTGCTGACGCCTTCCGGGCAGACCCTGTTCGACTATGCCTGCCGCATCCTCAGCATGACCGAAGAGGCACGCCAGGCGGTGCTGCCGGCGCGGCCGCACGGCCGGCTGCGCATTGCCTCGATGGAGAGCACCGCCGCCAGCCGCCTGCCCAATGTGCTGGCCGCGTACCACCAGGCCTGGCCCGCGGTGCAGCTGGAGCTGGTGACGCTGGCCACGCGCCAGGCGCTGGATGCGCTGGCGCGCTTCGAAGTCGAATGCGCCTTTGTCGCCGAGCCGCTGACCGACCCGGCACTGAGCGCCGTCCCGGTGTTCGAGGAAGAGCTGGTGGTGATCACGCGCGCCCGCCATCGCCCGGTGCGCACCGCGGCCGACCTGGAGGTGCCGACGCTGCTGGCGTTCGAGCCCGGCTGCAACTACCGCGCCCGGCTCGAGAACTGGTATGTGATCGGCGATGCGCCGACGCCGCGCGTGCTGCAGCTGAGCTCGTACCATGCCATCGTCGCCTGCGTCGCGGCCGGCATCGGCGCGGCGATCGTGCCGCGCTCGGTGCTGGGGCTGTACCGCGACCTGCCCGCCATCCGCCAGCACAGCCTGGGCGCGGCCGGCCGCGTGCGCACGCTGCTGGCCTGGCATCCGTCCATGGCCAGCGCGGCCTTGCATGCGCTGATCGACACGCTCACCGCCCACTCACCCGGCCCCTCGGCCAGGCCGGACCTGGCGGCGGCCTGA